A window of Alphaproteobacteria bacterium genomic DNA:
GGCCTGTTCGAGGTCGTGCAGTAGGCGCTGCTCAAATGTAGATGCGATCGAAGGGCGGAGCCGAAAGCTCCGCCCTTTTTCGCTCTTGGCAAGATGTCGATGCGCCACCCCTATCAACGCGACGAGCCGAACAACCCGATCGATGTGGAGAGCACGGTCGACGGACTTCGCTTCATCGGCCCCGGTGGCCCGTCTAAGACGATCCCGTGGGCAGACGTTCGAAGTGTGCGCCTCTATGTTGAGTTTCGGCGTTCAGGTAGATTTATCCTCGGGCGGAAGCCCCGAGCCATCTTTGTGTGCGAGGTCGGTTTTCGCGGATTTCCAACACTGGCTGTGCCGCACGACTCGATCAATCCGTCATCCGGTGGCGACTATTGCGATCTGGTCGAGGACATTCACCGACATCTGGCCCGCGCCGGCAAGCGCTATAGTTTGCGCGCAGGCCTTACCTGGCGACGCTTCATCGCTCTGCACTGGTGGGATTCCATTGCCTTCTTCACAGAACATTGGGCATGGGCTGGAGTCCTCGTGCTACTTCACCTCGACCGCACTGTTCGTGCCGAGACAGCGGCAGCATTGAGCAATCGGCCGCGGCAATATCGCGTTGACGCGATACCGCAGGCCCTGCTGCCTGATCGGTCGGCCGCGTATCCCCCTACTTCACCGGCACCAGGATCGCCGCAGCCTTGAACGTCGCAAGCTCGATCCGGGTCGTCTGCTCGAGGTTGGCGCCGTTCCAGATGGTGATCGCCGCCTCGCGCTTGCCGATGTAGCGCGGCTGGTCGTTCTCCAGGCTCATCGGCAAATCGTGGCCGGGCACGAGGATGTTGCCGGGCCGCGCGCGCCAGAAGCGCCACATCATGTCGATCGAGCGGCGGGTCTGGCCGGGATCGTCGGTCATGTCGGCGGTGCGCGACAGCAGCACGGCGCGGTTCTTGGCGGCGTCGCCGGTGAAGATCACGTCGCGCGTGGTGTCCTGCAGGCGGAAGACCAGGCAGCCCGGCGTGTGGCCAGGCGCGAGGTGCGCGGTGATGCCGGGCATCACCTCTTCGCCGTCCCTGGCGCGCGTCAGCTTCGGCCAGCGGTCGAGCTCGCGCATATAGAATTCGGGCACCGGCGTCTCGCCGGCCGGCTGCTTCAGCGCCCAGTCGAGCTCGGTGTCGGCGATCACCACGCGCGCGTTGGCGAACATCGGCCAGTTGATGCTGTGATCGTGATGCGCGTGGGTCAGCAGCAGGTCGGTGACGTCTCCCGGCGCGACGCCGCGCTCGTGCAGGCGTTCGCGGATCAGCTTGCGCATGCCGATCGGCCCGGTATCGACCAGGGCGACGCGGCCATGGCCGCGCACCAGCACGACGCTGCTCCAGCCCAGCCCGGCATGGCACACCGACTTGCCCGGGAAGCCCTGCACGACGATGTCGATGTCGTAGGCGTCGCTCATGGCCACCGTCCTCCTGCTCAATCGACCGGCTTGATGCCCGCCTCGCGGATCACCTTACCCCACTTGACGATCTCGGACCGGATCAGCGCGTCGAGCTGCTCGGGACTGCCGCCGGCGACCGACATGCCAAGAGCGGCGAAGCGGCTCTTGACGTCGGGCGCGGCCAGCGCCTTGGCCACCTCCGCATTGAGACGCGCCAGCACGTCGCGCGGCGTGCCGGGCGAGGCGGTCAGCCCGAACCAGGTCTCGCCCTCGAAGCCCGGCAGACCCGACTCGGCGACGGTCGGCAGATCGGGCGCCACCGGCGAGCGCGCCGGGCTGGTGACGCCCAGCGCGCGCAGGGCGCCCGACTTCACGTGCGGCAGACACACCGAGATGTTGGAGAACAGCACCGGCAGCTGGCCCGACAGCAGGTCGTTGAGCGCCGGCGCCTCGCCGCGATAGGGCACCGACGTCATCTTGATGCCGGCCATGGTCATGAACAGCTCGCCGGCCATATGCGGCGTGGTGCCGACGCCGCCCGAGCCGATGTTGATCACGCCGGGCCTGGCCTTGGCCAGCGCGATCAGCTCGGCCACCGACTTGGCCGCCACCGAGGGATGCACCACCGGCACCAGCGGCGAGGCGCCGAGCAGCGCCACGCCGGCGCAGTCCTTCTCGGCGTTGAACTTCACCGACCGGTAGAGCACCGGCGCCACGCAGTAGGTCGTCTGCGACGCCACCATCAGCGTGAGCCCGTCGGGCGGCGCCTTGGCCAGGATGTCGGCGGCGATCAGGCCGCTGGCGCCGGCCTTGTTGTCGACGATCACCGACTGGCCCAGCGACTCGCCCATCTTCTGCGCCAGGATGCGCGCCACCACGTCGTTGCCGCCGCCGGCGGCAAAGCCGACCAGGATGCGGATCGGCCGACCGCCGCCGATCTGCGCGCGTGCCCCGCCCGCCAGCGCGACGCCGCCGAGCGCGCCGGCGATGACGGTGCGCCGCTGCAGACGCCCTGCCCGTGTGACCATGGTGTCCTCCCAGATGCCGCTGTCGCGATCTTGGCGCGAACCGTACCCAAAGCCCGTCCCGGCCGCTAGACAGCGCCCGATGTCGGCAAAGCCGGGCGCGGCACGGGCGTCGGCAGCGCGCTGCTGCGGGGCATGGCGAAGGTTGCCCGCGACCAAGGCTATTGCCGCGTCGACTGGACGACCGATCGCGGTATTGCCGGCGGGCGGCGCCTCTACCGCCAGCCGGGCGTGCCGCGCCGGGAGAAGGCGTTCTATCGCCTTGCCGGCGCCAATCTTCTGCGCTTGGCTGCCGACGGGTAAGTCGTCGCCGGAGGAATAGCCGTCATGTGTCGCCTTTTTCTGGCCGTCATCGCCGGCCTGCTCGCGCTGGGCGGCGTCGCGCACGGCCAGGCCTTCCCGACCCGGCAGATCACCCTGATCGTGCCGTTCTCCGCCGGCGGCCCGACCGACACGCTGGCGCGCATCATCGCCGAGCACATGAGCCGCTCGCTGGGCCAGACCGTCGTGGTCGAGAACACCACGGGCGCGGCCGGCACGGTGGGCGTCGGCCGCGTGGCGCGCGCCCAGCCCGACGGCTACACCATCGGCATCGGCCACTGGAGCACGCATGTCGTCAACGCCGCGGTCTACCAGCTGAACTACAACGTGCTGACCGACTTCGAGCCGCTGGGCCTGATCGCCACCAACCCGCAGATCATCGCGGTGCGCGACGGCTTTCCCGCCGCCGACCTGAAGGAGCTTGCGGCGCACGTGAAGGCCGAGCCGGACAAGGTGACGGCGGGCACCGCCGGCGTCGGCGCCGCCTCGCATGTCTCGGGCGTCTACTTCGAGCAGAAGACCGGCGGCAAGCTGCGCTTCATCCCCTATCGCGGCGCCGCGCCGGCGATGCAGGACCTGATCGCCGGGCAGATCGACCTGATCTTCGACCAGGCCGCCAACTCGATCCCGCAGGTCAAGGCCGGCAAGATCAGGGGCTTCGCCGTCACCGCCAGGACGCGGCTCGCGGCGATGCCCGACATCCCGACTGTCGACGAGGCCGGCGTGCCCGGTCTGTACATCGCCATCTGGCACGGGCTGTGGGCGCCCAAGGGCACGCCGAAGGAAGCCGCGGCGAAGCTCAGCGCGGCGATCATGGAGGCGCTGGCCGATGCGCAGGTGCGCGAGCGCTTCGCGGCACTGGGCCAGGACATCCCGCCGCCGGCGCAGCAGACGCCGCAGGCGCTGGCCGCGCACCACAAGGCCGAGGCCGATTTGTGGTGGCCGCTGATCAGGGCGGCGGGCATCAAGATCGAGTAGCGCTTGATCCTCCACCACTACGATTTCTCCAACTACTCCGAGAAGGCGCGGCTCGCCCTGGGCTTCAAGCGGCTGGCCTGGGGCTCGGTGATCATCCCGCCGATCGCACCCAAGCCCGACCTGACGCCGCTCACCGGCGGCTATCGCCGCACGCCGGTGCTGCAGGTCGGCGCCGACATCTACTGCGACACGGCGCTGATCGTGCGCGAGCTGGAACGGCGCGTGCCCCAGCCGACGCTGTTCCCGCCGCATCTGAGCGCGCTGGCCGAAGCCGTCGCCTACTGGGCCGAGAACCGTCTGTTCCGGCCGATGTCGCTCTACGTCTCGGGCAACAACATGGACGTGCTGCCGCCCACCCTGCAGGCCGATCGCGCGCGCATGCGCGGCCTGCCCGAGCCCGACGCGGCGACGATGGCCCGCGCCGCGGCGCGCAGCGCCACGCAGTTGCGGCCGCAGATCGCCGCCGTCGAGTCGATGCTGGCCGACGACCGCGCCTGGATCGCCGGCGACGCGCCGAGCGTCGCCGATCTCGCCGTCTATCATGCGCTATGGTTCCTCACCGCGCGCACCGACCGGCTGGCGCACGAGCTTGAGCCCTACGGGCGCATCCGCGCCTGGATGGCCAAGGTAAAGGCCTTCGGCCACGGCACGCCGACGCCGATGAGCGCCGAGGACGCCATCATGGTGGCCCGGAACGCGGCGCCCGAGCCATCGCGGCCCTCCTCGCCGCAGCCCGAGGACCCCAGGCCCGGCGACTTCGTGCGCATCCGCGCCGACGACTACGGCCGCGATCCGGTCGAGGGCGAGCTGCACTTCATCGACGATCGCGAGATCGCGATCTGGCGCAGCGATCCGGTCGCCGGCGAGATCGTCGTGCATTTCCCGCGGCTGGGCTACGACCTGCGGCCGCTCTGAGCGAGGGCCACCATGGACTTCCAGCACCTCACCTGGCACCGCGACGATCGCGTCGCGACCATCACGCTGAACCGGCCCGATCGCCTCAACGCGATCCACCGCGACATGCCCGACGAGATCCGCGAGGCCGTCGAACTCGCCAACCGCGACGACCTCGTGCACGTCATCGTGCTGCAGGGCGCCGGCCGCGCCTTCTGCGCCGGCTACGACTTGAAGGCCTATGCCGAGGCGCCGCGGGCCGAGACCGGCACCCAGGACGGCGCCTACGATCCCTTCCTCGACTACCAGTTCATGGACCGCTGCACGCAGAACTTCATGAGCCTGTGGCGCAGCTACAAGCCGACCATCTGCAAGGTGCACGGCTACGCCGTGGCCGGCGGCAGCGACATCGCGCTTTCCTGCGATCTCGTCGTCATGGCCGAGGACGCCCGCATCGGCTACCCGCCGGCCCGCGTCTGGGGCTGCCCCACCACCATGATGTGGGTCTATCGCGTCGGCGCCGAGCGCGCCAAGCGCATGCTCTTCACCGGCGACCTGATCGACGGCCGCGAGGCCGAGCGCATCGGGCTGGTCACCAGGGCGGTACCGGCGGACCAGCTCGACACCGAGGTGGCGCGTCTGTGCCATCGGATGAAGGGGGTGCCCAAGAACCAGCTGTGGATGCAGAAGACCGCGATCAACGCCGCCTTCGACAGCATGGGCCTGCGCACCACCCAGACCCTGGCGACCGTGTTCGACGGGCTGACCCGCCACTCGCCCGAGGGCCTGTGGTTCAAGGGCCGCGCCGAGGCGGTCGGCTTCCAGCAGGCGGTGAAGGAGCGCGACAGCGGCGATCCGATTCCCGGCAGCAGGCCGCCGCGCAACAACTAGGACGGGCGGCCGCGTTGCAAAAACGCCGGCTTGCGGCCAGCCAAGGCGAAGGCTAAGCAGCCCTGACCAGCATCGGCAGATCGGGGACCGGACCGGGTGAATCTCCACGGCAAGACTCTTTTCATCACGGGCGCCAGCCGCGGCATCGGGCTGGCCATCGGATTGCGCGCGGCGCGCGACGGCGCCAACGTCGTGATCGCCGCCAAGACGGCGGTAGCCGATCCGCGATTGCCGGGCACCATCTTCACCGCCGCCGAGGAGATCGAGAAGGAAGGCGGCAAGGCGCTGCCGATCGCCGTCGATATCCGCGACGAGCAGGGCGTCGAGGCCGCCGTGGCCAGGACGGTCGAAACCTTCGGCGGCATCGACATCCTGGTCAACAACGCCAGCGCCATCAGCCTCACCGGCACGCTCGCCACGCCGATGAAGCGCTACGACCTGATGCACCAGATCAACGCGCGCGGCACCTTTCTCGTCTCCCAGAAGTGCATCCCGCACCTGAGGAAGGCGGCCAACCCGCACGTGCTGACGCTCTCGCCGCCGCTCGACTTCTCGGTGCACTGGTTCGCGCCGCACGCTGCCTATACGCTCGCCAAGTACGGCATGAGCGTCTACGCCTGGTCGATGGCCGAGGAGTTCAGGGCCGACGGCATCGCCTTCAATTGCCTGTGGCCGCGCACTACCATCGCCACCTCGGCGATCAGGAACCTGCTGGGCGGCGACGAGCTGATGAAGCGCAGCCGCAAGCCGCAGATCATGGCCGACGCCGCGCACTTCATCCTCACGCGGCCGAGCCGGGAGTGCACCGGCCGCTTCTTCATCGACGACGAGGCGCTGAAGGAAGCCGGCGTCAGCGATCTCTCGGGCTACAGCGTCGTGCCGGGCGCCGAGCTCGCCCCCGATTTCTTCGTGCCGGCGCCCGGCTCGAAGAACCTCGTCGGCCGCGCGTAGAATACTGTCATGGCAACATTCATTCTGATTCACGGCGCCTGTCAGGGCGGCTGGTGCTGGGAAAAGGTCGTGCCGCTGCTCGAGGCGCGCGGCCACAAGGTGCTGGCACCCGACCTGCCGGGCAGCGGCGACGATCAGCTGACGCCGCCGGCGGCGGTCAGCCTGCCGCTCTATGTCGACTTCGTCTCCAAGATGCTCGACAAGGAGCCCGAGCCGGTGATCCTCGTGGGCCACAGCGTCGGCGGGCTCACCATCACCCATGCCGCCGAGGCGCGACGGCGCAAGATCCGCGCCCTGGTCTACGTCACCGGCGTCGTGCCGCCGCCGGGCAAGACCAACCGCGACATCACCGGCAGCGATCCCGACTCGATGATCCGCCGCGCCTACGAGGCCGGCCCGGGCGGCGTCACTTACACCTTCAAGCGCTCGATCATCCCGACGCTGTTCTTCAACGACTGCGATCCCGCCGACGTCTATCGCGCCATGTCGCGCATGCGCCCGCAGGCCACCGCGATCGTCACCACGCCGATGACCTACACCGAGGAGCGCTATGGCGGCGTGCCGCGCTGGTACATCGAATGCCTGCGCAGCAACGCCATCACCCTGCCGATGCAACGCATGGTCAACAGCTCGATGAAGTTCAACATCCTGCGGCTCGATTCGGGCCACTCGCCGAACTACTCGATGCCTGAGGAGCTGGTCGAGCACCTCGAGACCATCGCCCGGGAAACCGCCTGATATCGGCTCATTGATTCCACTGGGGGAGCAATCGACATGGCCAAAGTCGTCGCCATCTGCGGCAGCCTGCGCAAGGCATCGATCAACCGCGCGCTGATGCGCTCGCTGCCGGCGCTGGCACCGGAGGGCATGGAGATCGCCGAGGCACCGCCGATCGACGGCCTGCCGCTCTACAATTTCGACATCCAGGCCAAGGGCTTCCCCGAGCCGGTCACAGCGCTGGCCGAAGCGGTCCGCGCCGCCGCCGGCGTGATCATCGTCACGCCGGAGTACAATTACTCGGTCCCCGCCCCGCTGAAGAACGCCATCGACTGGCTCTCGCGGGTCCAGAACCAGCCCTTCCAGAACAAGCCGATCACCCTGTTGTCGGCTTCACCGGGCGCGCTGGGCGGGGCGCGCGCGCAATATCACCTGCGCCAGATCTTCATCTTTCTCGAGGGCATCATCGTCAACCGGCCCGAGGTCATGGTGACCATGGCCGGCTCGAAGTTCGAGATGGTCGACAACGCGCCGACGACCCTCAGCGACCAGCCGACCAAGGACGTCATCAAGCAGAACCTCGCCGCCTTCGCCAGGCTGATCGCCAGGGCGGGCTGAGGCTCAGGCCGCCTGCGACAGCGGCTCGGGATCGGTGAACTGGGCTTCCCTCTCCCCACGAGAGTGGGGAGACGGCGGCCGAGGGTCCGATGTCGGACTTCGCGGCGATTCATCATCGATGGCCGTTGCAGGCGAGGCAGAAGGCCCCTCCTCCACCCCGCCGACAACTGGCGACTTGTCCTGGTTCTCGACCGGCACAGGAAACGGGGGATAGCGGCGCCGCGCGTTCTTGCCGACGCGCTGATATTGCTCCCAATCGACGACTGCCAGGTATTCCACGCCGTCGACCTGGTAGATGCGCACCAGCTTGCGCGCCGCCAGCTCCTCGATCATCGCGCGCACGTCCTCGTTGTCGAGCGCGTCGCCGGGAAGGACCTGCAGGCGGATGGTGCGGGGCCGAAGCGGCTGCACGCCGTGATCGTCGGCGAAGTTCCACAGGCCGAGGAACAGGAGGCGCGTCATCGGCTTGCAGTCGATGACGGCCTCGCAGGTCCAGAACTCGGGAGGGATGGTGCGATTGCGGGCCATGCGAAGGACTCCGGTTGGAAAGACTGCTCCCGGTTTACCGTCGATTCCCGCATTCTCCAATTTCCACCCCTAGGGTGGTCGAAACGCCCTGCTTTTCACCGGCGCGCGCGGGCTTCTCCTCGTGATTTCAGCGGCTTACGCTTGCGCCGTATTCGCCCTTATCCGTGTCGGCCCATTGCGTCGTCGGCCCTCGTCACCGCCCCTGAAACTTCACCGGCCGCTTCTCGATGAAGGCCTTCAGGCCTTCGAGGTGATCTGCCGTGGCGGCGCAGGCAGCGAGGTTCTCGGCCTCGCGGTGGGAGTGCTCGTCCCAGGAATTGTCGAGCGAACCCTTGATCAGCAGCTTGGCCTTGCCCAGTGCGAAGGTCGGCCCGTCGGCCAGCTTGCGCGCCAGCTTCGCAGTCTCGGCGCCGAGCTCGGCGCGCGGCACGATCCAGTTGAGGATGCCGACGTCCTTCGCTTCGGGCGCCTTGAACCGCTCGCCCAGCAGCGCGATCTCCAGCGCCTTGCGCTCGCCGACGATGCGCGGCAGGAAATAGGTCGCGCCGCCATCAGCCGACAGGCCGATATGGCGATAGGCCAGGGTGAAGAAGGCATCGTCGCTGGCGATGGCGAGGTCCGACGCCAGGATCAGGCTGAGGCCGAAGCCGGCCGCTGCGCCCTGCACCGAAGCGACCACCGGCTTCTCCATCCGGCGCAGGTGATAGATCAGCTGGTGCGCCTTGACCACGCGCATCTCGAAGTTGGCGAGATGGCGCTCGCGATCCTCGGTCAGCGATTTGTGGAAGCCCTTGATGTCGCCGCCGGCCATGAAGTGGTCGCCGGCGCCGCGGATCACCACGCAGCGCACGGCGGCGTCCCTCTCGAAGGCGCGCGTGATCTCGATCAGCCCCTCGGTCATCTGCGCGGAGAGCGCATTGAGCACCTCGGGCCGGTTCAGCGTGATGGTGCCGATGCCGTCCTTCACCTCGGACAGCACGTGTTGCTCGGTCATGAATCAGATCCTCTTTTCTCTTTCTGTCATCCCGAGCGCAGCGAGGGATCCAGGGCGACGACTAGATCCCTCGCTGCGCTCGGGATGACAGGGGTGGTTACGCCGCCGCGCGCGAGGGTGGGCGGAAGGCCGGCATGACGCGCTCGGCGAAGAGCCGCAGGCTCTTCAGCGTCTTATCGCGGCCGTAGTACGGGGGATAGTGCAGCAACAGCGAGCTGAGCCCGGTGCGTGCCTGCAGCTCGCGCAGCTTGACGGTCACCGTCTCGGGCGAGCCGTGCAGCAAGGTGGTCGCCAGCAGGTCCTCGTAGCGCAGCTCGCCCTTCTTCTCCGACACCGAGCCGAGATAGCCCGCGGTGCCCGAGCCGCCGAAATGCGCGATGTGCCTGATGATGCCGGCCTCGGTGTCGGCGCGCGCCTCCGCGTCGGTGTCGGCGACATAGACCCAGCGCGCGATGTCGACGCAGCCGGCGCCGGGATTCTTCTTCAGCTTCTCCGGCGCGTCCTTCAGCGCATCGCGATAGATTGCGATCTGCCTCTCCAGCGTGTCGTGCCCGCCGAGCGTCGAGAGCATCAGTCCGAAGCCGTGGCGTCCGCAATAGGCGATGGAGCGGTCCGTGCCGCCGGCCATGAACAGCGGCGGATGCGGCTCCTGGATCGGCACCGGCAGCATCTCGTACTCGCCCTCGACCGTGCCCCTGAAATGCTTGCCGTCATGCGTCCAGCGCCTTCGATGGAAGGCCTCGAGCATCCAGTCGACCGCCTCCTCCTGCACGTCGCGGCGCGCGTCGAAATCCTTGCCGAAGCCGGTGAACTCGTAGGGCCGATAGCCCGAGCCGATGCCCAGCATCACGCGCCCGCCGCTCAGGATGTCGACGAAGGCGGTGTTCTCGACCACGCGAATGGGCTCGTAGAGCGGCAGCGTGATCACCGCCGAGCCGATCTTGATGCGGCTGGTCTTGGCCGCGAGATAGGCCATGTAGGCGAAGCAGTCCGGCATGATGCCGTAGGTCGTCGAGAAGTGATGCTCGGCGATCCAGGCGATGTCGTAGCCCAGGCGCTCGGCCTCGAGCACCTCCGCCGTGACACGCGCGTGCACGTCGCGGTGCGGATAGGGCTCGGTCGCCGGATTGGCGTGCGAGGTGAAGAGGATGCCGAATTCCATGGAACGCTTCCTCCCGACGTTCGTTGACGCAGGTTCCCACAGCCGCTGCTGGCGCAAAAGCCCGCTGGTTCTCATAGTGAAACGATGAGCGACTTCGCCGACCTCATGCTGCGTTTCGCCGGCGCGCTGGCCATCGGCCTGCTGGTGGGCGCCGAGCGCGAGCGGCGCAAGGGCGAGGATCAGACGCATTCCCCGGCGGGCGTGCGCACCTTCGCCATCGCCAGCCTGTCGGGCGCCGTGGCCCTGGAGATCGGCGGCGTGCCGATGCTGATCGCCGCCAGCGTCGCGATCTTCGGCCTCACCGCCGTCGCCTACTTCCATTCCAGCCGCGAGGATCCGGGTCTCACAACGGAAGCGGCGCTGGTCGCCATGCCGTCGCTGGGCGCGCTGAGCCTGCGCGAGCCGGCCGCCGCCGGTGCGATCGCCGTGGTGATGACCGTGCTGCTGGCCTTCCGCAGCGACATCCACCATTTCGTGCGATCGGTGCTCACCGCCGACGAGCTGCGCGACGGCCTCGTGCTGGGCGCCGCGGCACTGGTGATCCTGCCGCTGATGCCCGATCGGCCGATGGGTCCATGGGAGGCAATCAACCCGCGCACGATCTGGCTGATCGTGATCCTGGTCATGGCGATCGGCGCCCTGGGCCACGTCGCCGTGCGCATCGTCGGCCCGCGTTTCGGACTGCCCATCGCCGGTTTCGCCGGCGGCTTCGTGTCGA
This region includes:
- a CDS encoding tripartite tricarboxylate transporter substrate binding protein, with amino-acid sequence MVTRAGRLQRRTVIAGALGGVALAGGARAQIGGGRPIRILVGFAAGGGNDVVARILAQKMGESLGQSVIVDNKAGASGLIAADILAKAPPDGLTLMVASQTTYCVAPVLYRSVKFNAEKDCAGVALLGASPLVPVVHPSVAAKSVAELIALAKARPGVINIGSGGVGTTPHMAGELFMTMAGIKMTSVPYRGEAPALNDLLSGQLPVLFSNISVCLPHVKSGALRALGVTSPARSPVAPDLPTVAESGLPGFEGETWFGLTASPGTPRDVLARLNAEVAKALAAPDVKSRFAALGMSVAGGSPEQLDALIRSEIVKWGKVIREAGIKPVD
- a CDS encoding LLM class flavin-dependent oxidoreductase, producing MEFGILFTSHANPATEPYPHRDVHARVTAEVLEAERLGYDIAWIAEHHFSTTYGIMPDCFAYMAYLAAKTSRIKIGSAVITLPLYEPIRVVENTAFVDILSGGRVMLGIGSGYRPYEFTGFGKDFDARRDVQEEAVDWMLEAFHRRRWTHDGKHFRGTVEGEYEMLPVPIQEPHPPLFMAGGTDRSIAYCGRHGFGLMLSTLGGHDTLERQIAIYRDALKDAPEKLKKNPGAGCVDIARWVYVADTDAEARADTEAGIIRHIAHFGGSGTAGYLGSVSEKKGELRYEDLLATTLLHGSPETVTVKLRELQARTGLSSLLLHYPPYYGRDKTLKSLRLFAERVMPAFRPPSRAAA
- a CDS encoding NAD(P)H-dependent oxidoreductase; the protein is MAKVVAICGSLRKASINRALMRSLPALAPEGMEIAEAPPIDGLPLYNFDIQAKGFPEPVTALAEAVRAAAGVIIVTPEYNYSVPAPLKNAIDWLSRVQNQPFQNKPITLLSASPGALGGARAQYHLRQIFIFLEGIIVNRPEVMVTMAGSKFEMVDNAPTTLSDQPTKDVIKQNLAAFARLIARAG
- a CDS encoding crotonase/enoyl-CoA hydratase family protein translates to MDFQHLTWHRDDRVATITLNRPDRLNAIHRDMPDEIREAVELANRDDLVHVIVLQGAGRAFCAGYDLKAYAEAPRAETGTQDGAYDPFLDYQFMDRCTQNFMSLWRSYKPTICKVHGYAVAGGSDIALSCDLVVMAEDARIGYPPARVWGCPTTMMWVYRVGAERAKRMLFTGDLIDGREAERIGLVTRAVPADQLDTEVARLCHRMKGVPKNQLWMQKTAINAAFDSMGLRTTQTLATVFDGLTRHSPEGLWFKGRAEAVGFQQAVKERDSGDPIPGSRPPRNN
- a CDS encoding NAD(P)-dependent oxidoreductase, with the translated sequence MNLHGKTLFITGASRGIGLAIGLRAARDGANVVIAAKTAVADPRLPGTIFTAAEEIEKEGGKALPIAVDIRDEQGVEAAVARTVETFGGIDILVNNASAISLTGTLATPMKRYDLMHQINARGTFLVSQKCIPHLRKAANPHVLTLSPPLDFSVHWFAPHAAYTLAKYGMSVYAWSMAEEFRADGIAFNCLWPRTTIATSAIRNLLGGDELMKRSRKPQIMADAAHFILTRPSRECTGRFFIDDEALKEAGVSDLSGYSVVPGAELAPDFFVPAPGSKNLVGRA
- a CDS encoding enoyl-CoA hydratase, whose translation is MTEQHVLSEVKDGIGTITLNRPEVLNALSAQMTEGLIEITRAFERDAAVRCVVIRGAGDHFMAGGDIKGFHKSLTEDRERHLANFEMRVVKAHQLIYHLRRMEKPVVASVQGAAAGFGLSLILASDLAIASDDAFFTLAYRHIGLSADGGATYFLPRIVGERKALEIALLGERFKAPEAKDVGILNWIVPRAELGAETAKLARKLADGPTFALGKAKLLIKGSLDNSWDEHSHREAENLAACAATADHLEGLKAFIEKRPVKFQGR
- a CDS encoding MgtC/SapB family protein, coding for MSDFADLMLRFAGALAIGLLVGAERERRKGEDQTHSPAGVRTFAIASLSGAVALEIGGVPMLIAASVAIFGLTAVAYFHSSREDPGLTTEAALVAMPSLGALSLREPAAAGAIAVVMTVLLAFRSDIHHFVRSVLTADELRDGLVLGAAALVILPLMPDRPMGPWEAINPRTIWLIVILVMAIGALGHVAVRIVGPRFGLPIAGFAGGFVSSTATIAAMGERATKEPQSLRPIVAGAVLSTVATVVQLAIIVAAFHRPTLIALAIPLALAGAVAVLYGLFFAWHAARAEEPRDVGTDERAFNPLTALLLAAIVAIVLLASAALKEWLGEAGLVIAAAAGGLADAHAGAASVTSMAASGRISPQEASWPILAAFTSNSVVKCVIAATYGGATYASRVVPGVILVSIAAWAGMFVPSF
- a CDS encoding glutathione S-transferase family protein; amino-acid sequence: MILHHYDFSNYSEKARLALGFKRLAWGSVIIPPIAPKPDLTPLTGGYRRTPVLQVGADIYCDTALIVRELERRVPQPTLFPPHLSALAEAVAYWAENRLFRPMSLYVSGNNMDVLPPTLQADRARMRGLPEPDAATMARAAARSATQLRPQIAAVESMLADDRAWIAGDAPSVADLAVYHALWFLTARTDRLAHELEPYGRIRAWMAKVKAFGHGTPTPMSAEDAIMVARNAAPEPSRPSSPQPEDPRPGDFVRIRADDYGRDPVEGELHFIDDREIAIWRSDPVAGEIVVHFPRLGYDLRPL
- a CDS encoding tripartite tricarboxylate transporter substrate binding protein BugD; amino-acid sequence: MCRLFLAVIAGLLALGGVAHGQAFPTRQITLIVPFSAGGPTDTLARIIAEHMSRSLGQTVVVENTTGAAGTVGVGRVARAQPDGYTIGIGHWSTHVVNAAVYQLNYNVLTDFEPLGLIATNPQIIAVRDGFPAADLKELAAHVKAEPDKVTAGTAGVGAASHVSGVYFEQKTGGKLRFIPYRGAAPAMQDLIAGQIDLIFDQAANSIPQVKAGKIRGFAVTARTRLAAMPDIPTVDEAGVPGLYIAIWHGLWAPKGTPKEAAAKLSAAIMEALADAQVRERFAALGQDIPPPAQQTPQALAAHHKAEADLWWPLIRAAGIKIE
- a CDS encoding alpha/beta fold hydrolase, producing MATFILIHGACQGGWCWEKVVPLLEARGHKVLAPDLPGSGDDQLTPPAAVSLPLYVDFVSKMLDKEPEPVILVGHSVGGLTITHAAEARRRKIRALVYVTGVVPPPGKTNRDITGSDPDSMIRRAYEAGPGGVTYTFKRSIIPTLFFNDCDPADVYRAMSRMRPQATAIVTTPMTYTEERYGGVPRWYIECLRSNAITLPMQRMVNSSMKFNILRLDSGHSPNYSMPEELVEHLETIARETA
- a CDS encoding MBL fold metallo-hydrolase — protein: MSDAYDIDIVVQGFPGKSVCHAGLGWSSVVLVRGHGRVALVDTGPIGMRKLIRERLHERGVAPGDVTDLLLTHAHHDHSINWPMFANARVVIADTELDWALKQPAGETPVPEFYMRELDRWPKLTRARDGEEVMPGITAHLAPGHTPGCLVFRLQDTTRDVIFTGDAAKNRAVLLSRTADMTDDPGQTRRSIDMMWRFWRARPGNILVPGHDLPMSLENDQPRYIGKREAAITIWNGANLEQTTRIELATFKAAAILVPVK